The Candidatus Aegiribacteria sp. genome window below encodes:
- a CDS encoding T9SS type A sorting domain-containing protein: MFRYLIVSIFFVAVIPADTITFDLTSELNDRIELNESFRGIVPELPGSYAGTVEGFPMLPQFPRTVTLPAGFGALSVSSSGIWETVAVSVFVPPLSKPVPLILEHVDTDVQRNNDVYLSNDFWPSSPVELTGTGFMNGSPVAELTVTPLRWNPSTGELQRLSSIEVHIETVPLETRPLPSVDSGGLRRMLIVTNQSCKSAFLELAERRNDQGILTEVYTMDSIYVSASGRDNAEKLRNFVKDYYTVNGLDFLLLGGDTNVVPFRYAYAMTCEAGISPREDSLPCDLYFSDLDGTWDANGNDIFGEIADNVDLFPDIFVGRATVENATEAGIFVDNIAAYEDCIQDDHLQRVLFLAMILWWDPYTNSGESKDYIDEEFLPDFLDITKLYEALGNENLATTMAAMNAGQNFINHDGHAWYSSIGVGDGYMGISDVNAVNSGGKFAASMYSIGCWSAAFDYDAIGEHFVTNSNGCTVGYIGNSSYGWGSPGNPCYGYSDALDHLYHDYLYADRTLTTGELLAHTKEYFIPFSQWENVYRWHQYDVNLLGDPSLRPYRKTPAQITIDCPAIVTANTSVFPVRVSGVNPEGLTVCVHDQGSNWEVAELDASGAYTFNFGDPVTGDVKVTVTGQGVKRTSIDILQATGPDPVISQLIIDDDMGYGQLSPGCSSDLHITLLNQGTENLTDVELVINSVSGPATINQNSSSFGSMDAGAESLGSPSISLQVDTSAVNGDVIALQGEIQTVQGNWDISIPFLVYAPGLYFTTYSVNDSASGNANGIPDPGETFDLITSIANVGMLNATCVSAVMTGYPADVTWISDSAYVDSIPPEGTETFTFVCHLDAGTPSPSFPWLFFDIVSSTADYSSADSLRLTVGETGISNDVENGAAGWVHSGTNDMWNISENKSHSPTHSWFCGGTAGYIDGMDCSLFSPEMVLAPEATVEFWTTFDTAIYGSDGMYMVIHDGGAEDTLDFIGSGGALAPACKGIGTGWVPYSYDLSMYEAGTVIQLEFRFYSDDDANTGTGFYIDDISIEGAYTGSTGVSSPLLVAPVMGLPAPNPASGFFTVPVTIPAPGNWNLSLYDISGRMVLSRDGQSPFGDDVEMNGSHLSSGVYFLRLSGSAEAAGRLVLLGN; this comes from the coding sequence ATGTTCAGATATCTTATTGTTTCCATTTTTTTTGTTGCAGTTATCCCGGCCGATACTATAACATTCGATCTGACCAGCGAACTGAACGATCGAATTGAACTGAACGAATCTTTCAGAGGAATCGTACCTGAACTGCCAGGAAGCTACGCCGGAACTGTAGAAGGCTTCCCCATGCTTCCCCAATTTCCGCGAACGGTAACCCTCCCTGCTGGATTTGGAGCTCTGTCAGTATCATCATCCGGGATATGGGAAACTGTCGCTGTCTCGGTGTTCGTCCCTCCCCTTTCAAAACCTGTTCCACTTATTCTCGAGCATGTAGATACAGATGTACAGCGGAACAATGATGTATATCTGTCAAACGATTTCTGGCCATCCTCGCCTGTTGAACTTACAGGAACAGGCTTCATGAACGGATCACCTGTTGCTGAACTTACTGTAACACCGTTGAGATGGAACCCCTCAACAGGGGAACTCCAGAGGCTCTCTTCCATTGAAGTACACATAGAAACAGTGCCGCTGGAAACCAGACCCCTGCCATCAGTTGATTCCGGGGGACTCAGAAGGATGCTGATAGTTACGAATCAATCCTGTAAATCAGCTTTTCTTGAGCTTGCGGAAAGGAGAAACGATCAGGGCATCCTTACTGAGGTATACACAATGGATAGTATATACGTTTCAGCTTCAGGACGCGATAACGCTGAAAAACTCAGGAACTTCGTCAAGGATTACTACACAGTAAATGGGCTTGATTTTCTCCTTCTGGGCGGAGACACGAACGTTGTACCCTTCAGGTATGCCTACGCAATGACCTGTGAGGCGGGAATCAGCCCCCGGGAGGACAGCCTTCCATGTGACCTGTACTTTTCAGACCTTGATGGAACATGGGACGCGAACGGCAACGATATTTTCGGAGAAATCGCTGATAATGTAGACCTGTTTCCCGATATCTTCGTAGGAAGGGCTACGGTTGAAAATGCTACCGAAGCGGGTATTTTCGTTGACAATATCGCCGCCTACGAAGACTGCATTCAGGACGATCACCTTCAGAGAGTTCTGTTCCTCGCGATGATACTCTGGTGGGATCCCTATACTAATTCCGGTGAAAGCAAAGATTACATCGATGAGGAGTTCCTTCCCGATTTCCTGGATATTACGAAGCTGTACGAAGCCCTCGGGAATGAGAATCTTGCCACAACCATGGCCGCAATGAACGCGGGGCAGAATTTCATCAACCATGACGGGCACGCGTGGTACTCATCCATAGGCGTAGGCGACGGTTACATGGGTATCAGCGATGTGAACGCAGTGAATTCAGGTGGAAAATTCGCGGCTTCAATGTACTCCATCGGATGCTGGAGCGCCGCATTCGATTACGATGCCATCGGTGAGCATTTCGTAACAAATTCTAACGGATGCACAGTTGGATACATCGGCAACTCCAGCTACGGATGGGGTTCTCCGGGAAACCCGTGCTATGGCTACTCAGACGCGCTCGATCATCTCTATCACGATTATCTTTACGCTGACCGGACTCTTACAACGGGAGAACTGCTGGCTCATACAAAGGAGTATTTCATACCCTTCAGCCAGTGGGAAAACGTTTACAGGTGGCACCAGTACGACGTGAACCTTCTGGGTGATCCTTCTCTGCGTCCTTACAGAAAAACTCCTGCACAGATCACTATCGACTGTCCTGCGATTGTTACCGCAAATACTTCCGTGTTTCCGGTGCGGGTATCCGGAGTCAATCCTGAAGGCCTGACCGTTTGCGTTCATGATCAGGGAAGCAACTGGGAAGTAGCGGAACTGGACGCCTCAGGCGCTTATACTTTTAATTTTGGAGACCCTGTAACAGGGGATGTAAAAGTCACCGTAACCGGACAGGGAGTAAAAAGAACCAGTATCGATATACTCCAAGCAACCGGTCCTGATCCTGTTATTTCCCAGTTGATTATCGATGATGATATGGGGTACGGGCAGCTTTCCCCCGGATGCAGCTCAGATCTTCATATCACTCTTCTCAATCAGGGAACAGAAAACCTGACCGACGTGGAACTTGTAATAAATTCAGTTTCAGGGCCTGCGACAATCAATCAGAACTCAAGTTCATTCGGCAGTATGGATGCCGGAGCCGAATCCCTAGGATCGCCATCGATTTCTCTTCAGGTGGACACATCGGCAGTAAACGGTGATGTAATAGCTCTCCAGGGTGAAATCCAGACTGTACAGGGGAACTGGGATATATCAATACCTTTCCTTGTGTATGCGCCGGGCTTGTACTTCACAACTTACAGTGTAAATGACAGCGCATCCGGAAACGCGAACGGCATTCCTGACCCCGGGGAAACCTTCGATCTTATCACGTCCATAGCTAATGTGGGAATGCTTAACGCAACCTGTGTGTCAGCCGTAATGACAGGATATCCGGCTGATGTAACATGGATTTCAGATTCGGCATACGTTGATTCAATTCCTCCTGAAGGAACTGAAACGTTCACCTTTGTCTGCCATCTCGATGCCGGCACACCATCCCCCTCATTCCCATGGCTTTTCTTCGACATTGTTTCCTCCACAGCCGATTACTCGTCTGCAGATTCTCTCCGGCTCACTGTGGGTGAAACCGGTATTTCAAACGATGTTGAAAACGGTGCTGCGGGATGGGTTCATTCCGGAACGAATGACATGTGGAATATCTCAGAAAACAAAAGTCATTCTCCGACGCATTCGTGGTTCTGTGGCGGAACAGCTGGATATATCGATGGGATGGATTGCAGCCTGTTCAGTCCGGAGATGGTACTCGCGCCTGAAGCGACCGTTGAATTCTGGACTACTTTCGACACTGCAATATACGGCAGCGACGGGATGTATATGGTAATCCATGATGGGGGAGCGGAGGATACTCTTGATTTTATAGGCTCCGGAGGAGCGCTTGCTCCCGCCTGCAAAGGTATCGGTACAGGCTGGGTACCATATTCGTACGATCTTTCAATGTACGAAGCGGGAACAGTCATACAACTTGAATTCAGATTCTACTCAGATGATGATGCTAATACAGGTACCGGATTCTATATCGACGACATTTCGATTGAGGGAGCGTATACAGGTTCAACAGGAGTTTCATCACCCTTGCTGGTTGCGCCTGTGATGGGGCTTCCCGCACCAAATCCTGCATCAGGCTTTTTCACTGTACCAGTTACTATCCCCGCCCCAGGTAACTGGAACCTTTCACTGTACGACATTTCGGGAAGAATGGTCCTTTCGAGAGACGGGCAATCGCCTTTCGGAGACGATGTTGAGATGAATGGTTCCCATCTGTCTTCCGGTGTTTATTTCCTTAGGCTGTCAGGCTCTGCCGAAGCTGCCGGAAGGCTGGTACTGCTTGGAAATTGA